The following are encoded together in the Argopecten irradians isolate NY chromosome 5, Ai_NY, whole genome shotgun sequence genome:
- the LOC138323021 gene encoding uncharacterized protein isoform X2: MGACYSKSGHDALETPNQKHPHPRRHKNGVAVKIEYSSSVGQIEDALPDSHKHNGGVTSENKEEESEEKKTQVNSGVGVAPSDSGIESLSPSEGEERLGSHTPSSEGKDSTDLCERVNLSHCACDPPKSFIRHGECRTSPSKLANRKSDIIILKPSLKKRGEKSDKKYRLSWKSTDSLDWTGTLFTSLDRCQSEASEFGGDDLSIRAPLAEFDSIDFLGSTELLSNKKRTSSFVDYNSETFQFQFDFSGLESNRKYKSCDSAPVTPQSEEPPTVIGAEQVTVDLPHSKRSSRDLRSLRV, from the exons ATGGGGGCCTGCTACTCCAAGTCTGGCCATGATGCTTTAGAAACTCCGAACCAGAAACACCCACACCCCCGGCGCCACAAGAATGGCGTGGCAGTGAAAATAGAGTATTCCTCTTCTGTTGGTCAGATTGAGGACGCCCTCCCGGACAGTCACAAACACAATGGTGGTGTCACAAGTGAGAACAAAGAGGAGGAATCAGAGGAAAAAAAGACCCAGGTGAATTCTGGGGTAGGGGTGGCACCGTCAGACAGTGGTATAGAGAGCCTGTCCCCCAGTGAGGGGGAGGAACGGCTGGGCAGCCACACCCCTAGTAGTGAGGGTAAAGACTCTACAGACTTGTGTGAGAGGGTCAACCTCAGCCATTGTGCCTGTGATCCTCCCAAGTCCTTTATCAGACATGGTGAGTGTAGAACTAGTCCGTCCAAATTGGCCAATAGAAAATCTGATATTATAATTCTCAAACCAAGTTTAAAGAAAAGAGGTGAAAAATCTGATAAAAAGTATAGGTTGTCATGGAAGTCTACCGACAGTTTAGACTGGACAGGAACTTTATTTACAAGCCTCGACCGCTGTCAAAGTGAGGCATCGGAATTCGGTGGGGACGATCTGAGTATCCGTGCCCCGTTAGCAGAGTTTGATTCCATTGATTTCTTGGGGAGCACTGAATTACTATCCAATAAAAAGAGAACAAGCAGTTTTGTTGATTATAATTCCgaaacatttcaatttcaatttgatttttctGGATTAGAATCCAACAGGAAGTACAAATCTTGTGACTCCGCACCAGTGACTCCACAAAGTGAGGAACCACCTACAGTCATTGGTGCGGAACAGGTCACAGTGGATCTACCACATTCCAAGCGGTCCTCCCGCGACCTTAG GTCCCTGAGAGTGTAA